A section of the Phaseolus vulgaris cultivar G19833 chromosome 8, P. vulgaris v2.0, whole genome shotgun sequence genome encodes:
- the LOC137824861 gene encoding uncharacterized protein, giving the protein MSTLSGTALDWFVSIPTGHITTFQQFSKMFLEQYIVNKAPPLVSYDLFDVRQYQGESLKDFLNRFGAQIVRLPGKDEEMFVHAFKKGVLPGPFSESLIRSHPATFAEIRRRAVAHIGAESEVSEKKGNVALAKPRAQKRVQPQRVMEASAGKRDQRMRHPYDPKKSKGKGLGRPRETNRPPRYEFVMGLADLIAIPNIAARLKVPEKMTEKVLGPKPDTWCEFHKSFGHNINSCLALGYQLAELVKCGFLKDYLLEKQAGQSAGSQPAGNEGQQHEVPVHGEIHTIAGGFSGGGCTASQRKKYASLYLLTGINNCTVRVLASIIDQCQGGTPKGGAHEEIQLTKEEPRQAHE; this is encoded by the exons atgagcactcttagTGGAACAGCGTtagactggttcgtcagtatacctactggccacattaccacgtttcaacagttttccaagatgtttctTGAACAatatatagtgaacaaggcaccaccattggtgtcttacgacctgtttgacgtaaggcagtaccaaggggagtccttgaaggatttcctgaacagattcggagctcagatAGTCCGCTTGCCAGGTAAAGACGAAGAAATGTTtgtgcacgccttcaaaaagggtgtgTTACCTGGGCCCTTTAGCGAGTCACTTATCAggagtcaccccgccacgttcgctgaaatccggcgacgtgctgtggctcacatcgGTGCTGAAAGCGAAGTCTCCGAGAAAAAGGGAAACGTGGCCCTAGCTAAGCCGCGCGCCCAGAAGAGGGTCCAGCCGCAAAGAGTAATGGAGGCATCGGCGGGAAAGAGGGACCAGAGGATGCGTCATCCTTATGACCCTAAGAAGAGTAAGGGGAAGGGGCTGGGGCGGCCCAGAGAGACTAATCGCCCGCCAAGGTATGAGTTCGTGATGGGGTTGGCtgatctgatcgccatcccgaatatcgctgccaggctcaaagtgcctgagaagaTGACAGAGAAGGTTTTGGGTCCAAAACCAGACacgtggtgtgagttccacaagagctttggccacaacatcaactcgtgtttggctttgggtTACCAACTCGCCGAGTTGGTCAAGTGCGGATTCCTGAAAGATTACTTGCTGGAAAAGCAAGCGGGCCAATCAGCAGGTTCCCAACCAGCGGGCAACGAAGGACAGCAACACGAGGTGCCCgtccacggcgagatccacaccatagctggtggattctcAGGTGGAGGGTGCACTGCATCTCAGCGcaagaagtacgcgag tttatacttgttaactggtataaacaactgtacCGTCCGTGTCTTGGCCTCGATCATTGACCAATGTCAAGGTGGGACCCCCAAAGGTGGGGCCCACGAGGAGATTCAGTTGACCAAGGAGGAGCCTCGTCAGGCTCACGAGTAA